One genomic segment of Gymnogyps californianus isolate 813 chromosome 8, ASM1813914v2, whole genome shotgun sequence includes these proteins:
- the C8B gene encoding complement component C8 beta chain, whose amino-acid sequence MSTACTTFAPYPVKLLLLYAVLSIVTVHCFGGEKESLNLSGTNESLANSRRARSVSNPPQPRDCTLSAWSSWSKCDPCQKKRYRFARLEQPSQFNGDPCDYSDKETEDCVTNNPCRNKVRCEGFVCAVTGRCITRRLLCNGDDDCGDQSDEKNCKKVFKKCDQKMEQYWGIENLAKGLNIFTNNLEGLVLDHRYYAGGCSPHYIVDTRFRKPYNVESYTPETKGKYEFTMTEYDSYSNYESSVLKAKASQSSFSFGIKIPKVFELGYNSNDNRFKKFIQRMKRFSSTSSKFIHARSELAVAVYKLKPRALMLHYEFLQRLHQLPSEYSYGEYRELYRDYGTHYITEATVGGIYEYTLVVNSNELRNAGYSLSDVQKCAQHGFNIGANIYGVYLNLGITEAGCKSLLKEIGDSTSEKQYVEDFIVLVRGGASEHITALAYKDLPTAALMQEWGDAVQYNPEIITLKAEPLYQLVTPTDFANAITIKENLQRALDEFQLETSSCRCAPCHGNGIPFLQGTECECLCPLGYSGTACEISKRKDAAINGNWGCWASWSPCSGGQRTRRRQCNNPAPQNGGSSCSGPDAETVTC is encoded by the exons ATGAGCACAGCATGCACCACGTTTGCTCCGTATCCTGTCAAACTGTTGCTGCTTTATGCCGTACTCAGTATCGTAACCGTTCATTGCTTTGG TGGTGAAAAGGAGTCCCTTAACCTCAGCGGCACCAACGAGAGCTTGGCCAACAGCAGGCGTGCCCGGTCCGTGAGCAacccgccgcagccccgcgACTGCACGCTCTCCGCCTGGTCCTCGTGGAGCAAGTGTGATCCCTGCCAAAAGAAAAGG TACAGATTTGCCCGCCTGGAACAACCTTCTCAGTTCAATGGAGATCCCTGTGATTACTCTGACAAAGAAACCGAAGACTGTGTTACAAATAATCCTTGTAGGAATAAAGTTAGATGTGAAGGTTTTGTGTGTGCAGTTACAG GGAGATGCATTACACGGAGGCTGCTTTGTAATGGGGATGATGACTGTGGGGACCAGTCAGAtgaaaaaaactgcaaaaaagtgtttaaaaaatgtgacCAGAAGATGGAGCAATACTGGGGAATAGAGAATCTGGCAAAAGG GTTAAATATCTTCACAAACAACTTGGAAGGATTAGTTCTTGATCACAGGTACTATGCTGGGGGATGTTCTCCCCATTATATTGTGGACACGAGATTCAGAAAGCCATACAACGTAGAAAGCTATACACCAGAG aCCAAAGGCAAATATGAATTTACAATGACTGAATATGACTCCTACTCAAATTATGAAAGCAGTGTCCTGAAGGCGAAAGCTTCACAGTCTAGCTTCAGCTTTGGtataaaaataccaaaagtGTTTGAACTTGGTTACAATTCAAACGACAACAGGTTCAAGAAGTTCATTCAAAGGATGAAAAGATTTTCTTCAACC TCCAGCAAATTCATTCATGCCCGTTCTGAGCTGGCTGTTGCCGTTTATAAGCTGAAGCCCCGAGCCCTGATGCTGCATTACGAGTTCCTGCAGAGACTCCATCAGCTCCCGTCAGAGTACAGCTACGGGGAGTACAGAGAGCTCTACAGAGACTACGGGACCCATTACATCACGGAGGCTACTGTCGGTGGCATCTACGAATATACTTTAGTCGTGAACAGCAATGAGCTCCGAAACGCAG GTTATTCTCTGAGTGATGTCCAGAAATGTGCACAGCATGGCTTTAACATTGGTGCAAATATTTATGGTGTCTATCTGAATCTTGGAATAACTGAAGCCGGCTGTAAATCCCTTTTAAAAGAGATTGGAG ACAGCACCTCCGAAAAACAGTATGTGGAAGATTTCATCGTCCTTGTTCGTGGCGGAGCAAGCGAACACATTACCGCGTTGGCTTACAAAGACCTGCCGACGGCTGCGCTCATGCAGGAGTGGGGAGATGCTGTACAGTACAACCCTGAAATCATAACGCTAAAG GCAGAGCCGCTGTATCAGCTGGTGACTCCGACTGACTTTGCTAATGCAAtcacaataaaagaaaatttgcaacGGGCTCTTGATGAGTTTCAGCTGGAGACCAGTTCTTGTCGCTGCGCTCCGTGCCACGGCAACGGCATCCCCTTTCTGCAAG GAACCGAGTGTGAATGCTTGTGTCCCCTTGGCTACAGTGGCACTGCCTGTGAGATCAGCAAGAGGAAAG atgctgCTATTAATGGAAACTGGGGGTGCTGGGCCAGCTGGTCTCCATGTTCAGGAGGTCAACGAACAAGGAGACGACAGTGCAACAACCCTGCCCCGCAAAATGGTGGTTCATCATGCTCAGGGCCAGATGCTGAGACAGTTACTTGCTAG